From Psychrobacillus sp. FSL K6-2836, a single genomic window includes:
- a CDS encoding Y-family DNA polymerase produces the protein MINYSELPNRSIACIDMMSFYASCIAVLHDLDVRTVPIAIVGNFEQKGAVVLAASPPMKKRFGVKTASTRLHEIPSHPDIRLFEPKMQYFLEMSMAVTNILHKYVPPEAVHVYSVDESFIDLTGTEKLWGSPENTVKEIQKEILETLQLHSSAGMGPNMLMAKLALDLDAKKTGFAKWTYDDVQTKLWSVTPLTEMWGIGRGTEKTLNNMGIFSIGQLAKTPLELLEDKFGVMGNQLYHHAHGIDLSDMSSPSVERQVSFGKSQILMRDYIKIEEVKAVILEMCEDVAKRARDTFQAARTISLGIGYSKNAFGGGFQRSRTIHDATNDTMKIYKVCLDLLNENYNKNPVRHISISITKLEDEHSMQLNFFEKENWKIRKLATAMDNIRNRYGSAALLRAVSYTPAGTAVKRSKMVGGHKE, from the coding sequence ATGATCAATTATAGCGAACTACCTAATCGCTCTATAGCCTGTATCGATATGATGAGTTTTTATGCCTCTTGTATAGCCGTCCTTCACGATTTGGATGTAAGAACAGTGCCAATAGCTATTGTTGGGAATTTTGAACAAAAAGGCGCTGTTGTATTGGCAGCATCTCCGCCTATGAAGAAACGATTTGGTGTCAAAACGGCATCCACAAGATTACATGAAATACCTAGTCATCCGGATATACGATTATTTGAACCGAAAATGCAGTATTTCCTTGAAATGAGTATGGCAGTTACAAACATCCTCCACAAATATGTTCCACCGGAAGCTGTTCACGTATACAGTGTGGATGAAAGTTTTATCGATTTAACTGGAACTGAAAAACTTTGGGGTTCTCCAGAGAACACGGTCAAAGAAATACAAAAGGAAATATTAGAGACCTTGCAATTACATTCATCCGCTGGAATGGGTCCAAACATGTTAATGGCAAAACTTGCATTAGATTTAGATGCGAAAAAAACTGGATTTGCCAAATGGACATACGATGATGTGCAAACAAAACTATGGTCAGTTACTCCATTAACCGAAATGTGGGGAATTGGTAGAGGGACTGAAAAGACATTAAATAATATGGGGATTTTTAGCATAGGTCAATTAGCTAAAACACCTTTAGAGCTATTGGAAGATAAATTTGGTGTTATGGGAAATCAATTATATCATCATGCACACGGAATTGATTTATCGGATATGAGCTCACCTTCAGTAGAAAGACAAGTCAGTTTTGGCAAAAGTCAAATCCTCATGCGAGACTACATTAAAATTGAAGAAGTAAAAGCAGTTATTCTTGAAATGTGCGAAGACGTGGCAAAACGTGCTAGAGATACTTTCCAAGCCGCTAGAACTATTTCATTAGGAATTGGTTATAGTAAAAATGCATTTGGCGGTGGATTTCAACGATCTAGAACTATCCATGATGCTACGAACGATACCATGAAAATATATAAGGTTTGTTTGGATTTATTAAATGAAAATTATAATAAAAATCCCGTAAGACATATATCAATCTCCATAACAAAATTAGAAGATGAACATTCAATGCAGCTTAACTTTTTCGAAAAGGAGAATTGGAAAATACGAAAATTAGCTACTGCTATGGACAATATTCGGAATCGATACGGATCAGCAGCACTATTAAGAGCGGTTTCTTATACCCCAGCAGGTACTGCGGTAAAACGATCTAAAATGGTTGGTGGACATAAAGAATAA
- a CDS encoding spore coat protein gives MFEKKLALHETLEFHEVINFKTVCLLKSKMMQGIVFDQDLKALMEKDVKQSIPALTAMIKLYSNAELK, from the coding sequence ATGTTTGAAAAAAAATTAGCACTTCATGAAACTTTGGAATTTCATGAAGTAATAAATTTTAAGACAGTATGTTTACTTAAATCTAAAATGATGCAAGGTATCGTTTTTGACCAAGATCTAAAAGCACTAATGGAGAAGGATGTAAAACAATCTATACCAGCTTTAACTGCAATGATAAAACTTTATTCAAATGCTGAGTTAAAATAA
- a CDS encoding SDR family NAD(P)-dependent oxidoreductase encodes MGRLTGKVAIITGAALGMGASEAKLFAYEGAKVVATDIQDDLLKEVISEIKANGGDAIGLKHNVTSEEEWKNVIQEAINHYGKVDVLVNNAGVASPKTMTQMEMDEWNKVMDINLNGCVLGMKYVIPEMQKAGGGSLINISSIGGIVGMAGSSPYTAAKGALRSLSKSTAVEYGKDKIRVNSVHPGIIETPMTADSFEQALPFYQTFTQLPYFGKPEDVAYGVLFLASDESRFMTGSELVIDGGWTAI; translated from the coding sequence ATGGGACGTTTAACAGGTAAAGTAGCAATCATCACTGGAGCAGCACTAGGGATGGGAGCTTCAGAAGCAAAGCTTTTCGCATATGAAGGAGCAAAAGTAGTCGCAACAGATATTCAAGATGATTTGTTAAAAGAGGTAATTAGTGAAATTAAAGCAAATGGCGGAGATGCAATTGGATTAAAACATAATGTTACATCTGAGGAAGAATGGAAAAATGTTATTCAAGAAGCTATAAACCATTACGGTAAGGTAGATGTACTAGTCAATAATGCTGGAGTAGCTAGTCCAAAAACGATGACTCAAATGGAAATGGATGAATGGAATAAAGTTATGGATATTAATTTAAATGGCTGTGTACTTGGGATGAAGTATGTCATTCCAGAGATGCAAAAAGCCGGTGGTGGGTCTTTGATTAATATTTCATCTATAGGTGGGATAGTGGGTATGGCTGGATCAAGTCCATATACTGCTGCAAAAGGGGCATTACGCTCTTTATCTAAATCAACTGCTGTAGAATATGGAAAAGACAAAATAAGAGTGAATTCTGTTCACCCTGGTATTATTGAAACACCTATGACTGCTGATTCATTTGAGCAGGCATTACCATTCTATCAAACTTTCACTCAGCTTCCTTATTTCGGAAAACCCGAAGATGTTGCTTACGGAGTACTATTCCTTGCATCTGATGAATCACGTTTCATGACCGGATCTGAGCTAGTTATTGATGGCGGTTGGACAGCCATTTAA
- a CDS encoding YolD-like family protein, protein MIKDRGMMKWQGMMLTEHVTMLKEYNQEIKRTPKPQLDEWDYDAIQHTLDAALKSKADTKVKLWRDGEFIYRRGTIESVDIQKRILELDDPFSLIQLKLDEIVDVTIMD, encoded by the coding sequence TTGATCAAAGATCGAGGCATGATGAAATGGCAAGGCATGATGTTAACTGAGCATGTGACGATGTTGAAAGAATATAACCAGGAAATAAAAAGGACTCCTAAACCACAACTAGACGAATGGGACTATGATGCCATCCAACATACTTTAGATGCAGCCTTAAAAAGCAAGGCGGACACTAAGGTGAAATTGTGGAGGGACGGTGAATTTATTTATAGAAGAGGAACAATAGAAAGTGTCGATATCCAAAAAAGAATATTGGAACTGGATGATCCATTTTCTTTGATACAATTAAAATTAGATGAGATAGTAGATGTAACGATAATGGATTAA
- a CDS encoding methyl-accepting chemotaxis protein: MKLLSNLKTSVKLIAAFVLMSIVLGFVGFYGLTNLNKSNEQLQFIVEERMIPISELGNVETLYQQIRVNIRDLVFLGETSSKKKEFEDTINAIKVEIDTKVKNYESGTIMLASEQEIIDELYPALEEYYSILEQAKIFAYSDDQEGYLRLAPAFNESGDKVEIIINELIKHNLELAQKSNEVSNAQFKQAQTNTIIVILVAMVLSIAAGYLIAKLISRPLNKVVTLLGQVANGDLSQTTNIDRKDEVGELAKSTNVMVVSLRKLMQDVMNTSQQVAASSEELTASAEQTSQATEEITNAIQGIAEGAETSTASLEESSTGLEEVTLGIQNIADSSNTIAEAGLHASAQAKMGGEFVGKTVQQIQAINQSVNESSEAIKSLDKRSQEIGEITKVITEIANQTNLLALNAAIEAARAGEHGKGFAVVADEVRKLAEQSQQSSMQISELINEIQVDMTRSNDSINQVKSDVKEGLTIVGETEESFKVILGSLDKVSMQIDDMAATAEQMSASAQEVSANVTSSASMSRESSMNSQSVAASTEEQLASMEEISSASNNLSEMAMNLQELVSKFKL, encoded by the coding sequence GTGAAACTATTGTCAAATTTAAAAACATCGGTAAAGTTAATCGCTGCATTTGTATTAATGAGTATTGTTTTAGGTTTTGTAGGATTTTACGGATTGACTAATTTGAATAAATCAAATGAACAACTTCAATTTATAGTTGAAGAACGGATGATACCGATAAGCGAATTAGGGAATGTAGAGACTTTATACCAGCAAATTCGTGTAAATATTCGAGATTTGGTATTTTTGGGAGAAACATCTTCAAAAAAGAAAGAGTTTGAAGATACTATTAACGCAATAAAAGTTGAAATTGATACCAAGGTAAAGAATTATGAATCCGGTACTATTATGCTTGCATCAGAACAAGAAATTATTGATGAATTGTATCCTGCCTTAGAAGAATATTATTCTATATTGGAACAGGCTAAAATATTTGCGTATTCAGATGATCAAGAGGGGTATTTACGTCTTGCCCCAGCATTCAATGAATCAGGAGATAAAGTAGAAATTATAATAAATGAACTTATTAAGCATAATCTTGAGCTTGCGCAAAAATCAAATGAAGTGTCAAATGCACAGTTTAAACAAGCACAAACTAACACAATAATAGTCATTTTAGTCGCAATGGTATTAAGTATCGCTGCCGGTTACCTCATTGCAAAATTGATATCAAGACCATTGAATAAGGTCGTTACTTTATTAGGGCAGGTTGCGAATGGTGATTTAAGCCAAACTACGAATATTGATAGAAAGGACGAAGTAGGAGAACTTGCAAAATCAACGAATGTGATGGTTGTAAGTTTACGCAAACTGATGCAAGACGTTATGAATACATCTCAACAGGTAGCAGCATCATCAGAAGAGCTAACTGCAAGTGCAGAACAAACCAGCCAAGCAACAGAAGAAATTACGAATGCCATTCAAGGCATAGCCGAGGGGGCAGAGACTTCTACAGCAAGCCTAGAAGAAAGTTCAACAGGTTTAGAAGAAGTAACGTTAGGTATACAAAACATTGCAGATAGTTCGAATACCATCGCTGAAGCTGGCTTACATGCAAGTGCTCAAGCGAAAATGGGAGGGGAATTTGTTGGAAAGACTGTTCAACAAATTCAAGCGATCAATCAATCGGTAAACGAGAGTAGCGAAGCAATTAAATCTTTAGATAAACGTTCACAGGAAATCGGGGAAATCACAAAAGTAATTACAGAAATCGCAAATCAAACCAACTTATTAGCATTAAATGCAGCAATCGAAGCTGCAAGAGCTGGAGAACATGGAAAAGGATTTGCTGTAGTTGCCGACGAAGTTCGAAAGTTAGCCGAGCAATCCCAACAATCTTCTATGCAAATTTCAGAGTTAATCAACGAAATCCAAGTGGATATGACTCGTTCGAACGATTCTATAAATCAAGTAAAATCAGATGTTAAAGAAGGACTTACTATTGTTGGGGAAACGGAAGAAAGCTTTAAGGTGATATTGGGTTCCCTGGATAAAGTGAGCATGCAAATTGATGATATGGCCGCGACAGCTGAACAAATGTCTGCTAGTGCACAAGAGGTTTCCGCCAATGTAACGAGTAGCGCTTCTATGTCAAGAGAGTCATCCATGAATTCTCAATCAGTAGCAGCGTCTACAGAAGAGCAATTAGCATCCATGGAAGAAATCTCTTCCGCATCTAACAACCTATCGGAAATGGCGATGAATCTACAAGAACTAGTAAGTAAGTTTAAACTATAA
- a CDS encoding LexA family protein, with protein MNSLQKEIYEYIEHFLAENKYSPSMREVGKAAGLKSSSTIHRHLDVMREKGYIDFINSSPRTLQIIT; from the coding sequence TTGAATAGTCTTCAAAAAGAAATATATGAGTACATTGAACATTTTTTAGCCGAGAATAAATATTCTCCATCAATGAGAGAGGTCGGCAAAGCTGCTGGACTTAAATCATCTTCTACTATACATAGACATTTAGATGTCATGAGAGAAAAAGGATATATTGATTTCATTAACTCATCCCCTAGAACTTTACAAATAATCACATGA
- a CDS encoding spore coat protein → MNDYLDPINSVGMPELTDSGIALEFLLSTKTGVRNLSIALTETATPTIRKLLQEQLDVTIALYFEIADLMMKKQWLNPYDLELQKQLDIKSAQNAVDIANLNLFPGVTNRKGMFPSPPKK, encoded by the coding sequence ATGAATGATTATTTAGATCCTATAAATTCTGTTGGAATGCCTGAACTTACTGATTCAGGTATTGCCCTTGAATTTTTGTTATCAACAAAAACTGGGGTTAGAAATCTTTCAATTGCATTGACAGAAACAGCAACACCTACAATTAGAAAGTTATTACAGGAACAACTTGATGTAACCATTGCCTTATATTTCGAAATAGCAGATCTCATGATGAAAAAACAATGGTTAAACCCATATGATTTGGAACTACAAAAACAATTGGATATTAAATCCGCTCAAAATGCAGTCGATATAGCTAATTTAAATCTCTTTCCGGGCGTTACAAATCGGAAAGGAATGTTTCCAAGCCCACCGAAGAAATAA
- a CDS encoding GNAT family N-acetyltransferase yields the protein MENINAVELKPFSSEYLTGLNSFVLTDEQKQFSALPTKFVDATDGQHRIVILSDNTPVGFFLLNSNERVKKYSANLNALLLTALSINHAAQGKGYAKKGMSLLTEFVKSEFPKCDEVVLVVDKENIPAQNLYLKVGFEDTNERQIGRIGEEITMRLSIK from the coding sequence ATGGAAAATATTAACGCTGTTGAACTTAAGCCTTTTTCAAGTGAGTATTTGACAGGATTGAACTCTTTTGTACTTACAGATGAACAAAAACAATTTTCTGCATTGCCAACCAAATTTGTGGATGCTACTGATGGACAGCATCGTATAGTTATTTTAAGTGATAATACACCTGTTGGTTTCTTTCTATTAAATTCAAATGAACGTGTAAAGAAATACTCCGCTAATCTGAACGCTTTGTTATTAACTGCTCTATCAATTAATCATGCAGCGCAAGGAAAAGGCTACGCAAAAAAAGGAATGTCACTATTGACTGAGTTTGTTAAGTCAGAATTTCCTAAATGTGACGAAGTTGTTTTAGTAGTAGATAAAGAAAATATACCAGCCCAAAACTTATATTTAAAAGTAGGGTTTGAAGATACAAATGAGAGGCAAATTGGACGTATAGGTGAAGAGATTACCATGAGACTTTCAATAAAATAA
- a CDS encoding Yip1 family protein, translating into MTEEMQYKEIEKLNPFFSIWLSTRRTIRYVLENKDLKYSLMVAALAGAPSGISAFGELSKNLELQWWFLLILIVLLGPIFGLIGLYVAAALYTWVGKWFGGTGKFKEMLQAIGVAMIANFWMTPFWILSTIFVRNDIFVMDMISGMSIGAIIWFLVSSLVSATFSIWMIVIQSKAIGEVHQFSSWKGFATLIIPSLVIGMIVFIITLIVIFSLIGVSAY; encoded by the coding sequence ATGACAGAGGAAATGCAATATAAAGAAATAGAAAAATTGAATCCATTTTTTTCGATTTGGCTTTCAACTAGGAGAACCATTCGCTATGTACTGGAAAACAAAGATTTAAAGTATTCGCTTATGGTTGCGGCTCTCGCAGGAGCACCAAGTGGGATAAGTGCGTTCGGAGAGTTAAGTAAGAATTTAGAGCTCCAATGGTGGTTCTTGTTAATCTTAATTGTTTTGCTAGGTCCAATTTTTGGTCTAATTGGTTTGTACGTCGCAGCCGCTCTTTATACTTGGGTTGGAAAATGGTTTGGTGGGACCGGAAAGTTTAAAGAAATGCTTCAAGCTATTGGAGTTGCAATGATTGCGAATTTTTGGATGACTCCATTTTGGATACTTTCCACTATTTTTGTTCGGAATGATATATTTGTGATGGATATGATATCTGGAATGTCAATAGGAGCTATTATTTGGTTTTTGGTGTCAAGTTTGGTCTCGGCGACATTTTCGATTTGGATGATTGTTATTCAAAGTAAAGCAATTGGTGAAGTTCATCAATTTTCAAGTTGGAAGGGTTTTGCTACATTAATTATTCCTTCACTTGTTATTGGAATGATTGTATTTATCATTACATTAATCGTTATTTTCTCCTTGATTGGAGTTTCCGCTTACTAA
- a CDS encoding transcriptional regulator has protein sequence MRINILKSMQLNQIIEMIYMKNNGEISKRKVKVLSVEGNTFKAYCFLRNTKRTFIIDNVLAFVPIIHKEREVV, from the coding sequence GTGCGTATAAATATTTTGAAGTCCATGCAACTCAATCAAATAATTGAAATGATTTACATGAAAAATAATGGTGAAATCAGTAAGCGAAAAGTAAAGGTGTTGTCTGTGGAAGGCAATACGTTTAAAGCATATTGTTTTTTACGAAATACCAAAAGGACTTTTATAATTGATAATGTACTCGCATTTGTTCCCATCATCCACAAGGAGCGTGAGGTAGTTTGA
- a CDS encoding N-acetylmuramoyl-L-alanine amidase, with product MVIIQDIRNKVAPSKTKRKISQITKIARHHSATTSGDYFTFWNHWKSKGWTKGGYAEIILLDGTVQLCYDPIYPTNGIGNHNTNTDHICVVGNGAFTAAQERAFEERCLLAMTNFGLGVEDVLGHNEFKGTATTCPGINMDSVRKRLSTLLEPKKEVKPVTVTKGLFRIKTGTFPNARAFADAIEKVKQDFGMLIYEAADTTSYNPNYRIYTGTFTTKEDAEEAEAKLKYKYGWTTYLIDETK from the coding sequence ATGGTTATAATCCAAGATATACGAAATAAAGTAGCTCCTTCTAAAACGAAACGAAAAATCTCGCAAATAACAAAAATAGCCCGTCACCATTCAGCAACAACGAGTGGTGACTATTTTACTTTCTGGAACCATTGGAAAAGCAAAGGATGGACAAAGGGAGGATATGCTGAAATCATTTTACTGGATGGTACAGTTCAACTTTGTTATGATCCTATTTATCCTACTAACGGCATCGGTAACCATAACACAAACACAGATCATATTTGCGTAGTTGGAAATGGGGCATTTACTGCAGCACAAGAAAGAGCATTTGAAGAACGATGCCTATTAGCAATGACGAACTTTGGTTTAGGTGTGGAGGATGTACTTGGACACAATGAATTTAAAGGGACTGCAACAACTTGTCCTGGTATTAATATGGATAGTGTCCGTAAACGTTTAAGTACATTGTTAGAGCCTAAAAAGGAGGTAAAACCAGTGACTGTAACGAAAGGTCTTTTCCGTATTAAAACAGGCACATTTCCGAATGCTCGAGCTTTTGCAGATGCCATTGAAAAGGTTAAACAGGATTTTGGTATGTTAATATATGAGGCAGCAGATACTACATCGTATAATCCTAACTATCGGATTTACACAGGCACATTCACCACAAAAGAAGATGCAGAGGAAGCTGAAGCGAAATTAAAGTATAAGTATGGATGGACCACATATCTAATCGATGAAACAAAGTAG
- a CDS encoding L-dopachrome tautomerase-related protein, producing MQPILPMEKYFGQFELVHAFYGAMPTGVSVSETSRIFVCFPKWGDNVQFTVAEIVEGELQPYPSLEANLVNSGNITMSFVSVQSIVADGRGTLWVLDTGAPNFSEPIQGGAKLVAVDLSTNTIRRVYTFTEDVVLPTTYLNDVRLDFRVGRAGYAYITDSSSRGPGGIIVVDLENGNAFRRLNGAISTSPDPYFLPKVEGEILMNRNPDGSTSPFRLASDSLAISPDGNVLFYAPLTSRQLFSISTEALRDRRIQDINLSQYVQYWGEKGASDGMITGAKGTIYAGDYENNSIRKILPNGVMETIAHDPRILWPDTFSIGPDQYLYVIVNQLHRQSRFHYGRDLREKPYSLLRMRIDEFPAPTFS from the coding sequence ATGCAACCTATATTACCTATGGAAAAATATTTCGGGCAGTTTGAACTAGTGCATGCTTTTTATGGGGCTATGCCTACAGGTGTCAGCGTTTCAGAAACTAGTCGAATTTTTGTTTGCTTTCCGAAATGGGGAGACAACGTTCAATTTACTGTGGCGGAAATTGTTGAGGGTGAATTACAGCCTTATCCCAGTTTAGAAGCTAATTTGGTTAATTCTGGAAATATTACGATGTCTTTCGTCAGTGTCCAAAGTATCGTTGCCGATGGAAGAGGAACACTTTGGGTACTAGACACAGGGGCACCAAATTTTTCTGAACCTATTCAAGGGGGAGCAAAATTAGTTGCTGTTGATTTAAGCACGAATACAATAAGGAGAGTATATACCTTTACAGAAGATGTTGTCTTGCCAACAACTTATTTGAATGATGTCCGTTTGGATTTTCGGGTTGGAAGAGCAGGCTATGCATATATAACGGATTCTTCTTCCAGAGGGCCAGGGGGCATTATCGTCGTAGATTTAGAAAATGGGAACGCGTTTAGACGGTTAAATGGGGCAATATCAACTTCACCTGATCCCTATTTTTTACCGAAAGTAGAAGGTGAAATTTTGATGAATCGAAACCCGGACGGCTCGACTTCCCCATTTAGATTGGCTTCCGATAGTTTAGCAATTTCTCCTGATGGAAACGTTTTATTTTATGCTCCGCTAACCAGCCGTCAGCTGTTCTCGATCTCAACAGAAGCCCTAAGAGACAGAAGGATACAGGACATTAATTTATCCCAATATGTGCAGTATTGGGGGGAAAAAGGCGCGTCTGATGGAATGATCACCGGCGCAAAAGGAACCATTTATGCGGGAGACTATGAAAACAACAGTATCCGGAAGATATTGCCGAATGGCGTAATGGAAACCATCGCACATGACCCGAGAATTTTATGGCCGGATACTTTTTCGATTGGCCCCGATCAATACTTATATGTCATAGTGAATCAATTACATCGGCAGTCGAGATTTCATTATGGAAGAGACCTGCGGGAAAAACCATACAGTTTACTTCGTATGAGAATTGATGAATTCCCTGCTCCTACCTTTTCATAA
- a CDS encoding TetR/AcrR family transcriptional regulator, whose protein sequence is MTRLKKDPRVIRTRRLLKQALIELMEEQAFEEIKVQDISNRATVKRVTFYLHYKDKNELLIQCIDEILSDLREKVNVQVSLLDNFDYLEEDPHPSFVQLFHQIAENFAFYKALLVTNRVPYLASGLLEIIHEFVSEGINQIEPSEQNLTANRDLIIKYVESAFLEVIIWWIKNNLHYSEREMAFQLMNLSIKGPYKNNPLKKRDESLAENELNKKPLN, encoded by the coding sequence ATGACAAGACTAAAAAAAGATCCGCGTGTAATTAGAACTAGAAGGTTACTAAAGCAGGCATTAATTGAACTAATGGAAGAACAAGCCTTTGAGGAAATTAAGGTACAGGATATTTCTAACCGAGCTACAGTAAAACGTGTGACCTTTTATCTTCACTATAAAGATAAGAATGAGCTTCTGATACAATGTATTGATGAAATTTTAAGTGATTTACGTGAGAAAGTAAATGTCCAAGTGTCACTTTTAGATAACTTCGATTATTTAGAAGAAGACCCTCATCCAAGTTTTGTTCAATTATTTCACCAAATTGCAGAAAATTTTGCTTTTTATAAAGCCTTACTTGTTACTAACCGCGTTCCATATTTAGCTTCGGGACTTTTAGAAATTATACATGAGTTTGTTTCTGAAGGGATCAATCAAATCGAACCTAGTGAGCAAAACCTTACCGCTAATAGAGATTTAATAATCAAATATGTGGAATCTGCCTTTTTGGAGGTTATTATTTGGTGGATTAAAAATAACTTGCATTATTCTGAACGTGAAATGGCTTTTCAATTAATGAATTTGTCTATTAAAGGTCCTTACAAAAATAACCCTCTGAAGAAAAGAGATGAATCGCTCGCTGAAAACGAGTTAAATAAAAAGCCGCTCAACTAA
- a CDS encoding zinc-dependent alcohol dehydrogenase → MKAVTFQGVKNVQVKNVKDPSIQKADDIIVKLTTTAICGSDLHLIHGMIPNLGEDYVIGHEPMGIVEEVGKEVTKVKKGDRVIIPFNIACGQCWYCNHELESQCDNANENGEMGAYFGYSDTTGGFPGGQAEFMRVPYANFTPFKIPENSEVADESLVLLADAASTAFWSVDNAGVKAGDTVVVLGCGPVGLLAQKFAWLKGAKRVIAVDYVGYRLKHAKRTNNVEIVNFEDHENCGEYLKEITKGGADVVIDCVGMSGKMTPLEFLASGLKLQGGAMGALVIASQAVRKGGTIQITGVYGARYNAFPLGDIFQRNVNIRTGQAPVIHYMPHIYNLIAQGKVDPSDIVTHVLPLDQAKHGYEIFDTKMEDCIKVVLKP, encoded by the coding sequence ATGAAAGCTGTGACTTTTCAAGGTGTTAAGAATGTTCAAGTAAAAAACGTAAAAGACCCAAGCATTCAAAAAGCGGATGATATCATAGTTAAACTGACTACTACTGCTATTTGCGGATCAGACTTACACTTAATTCATGGGATGATCCCAAACCTTGGAGAGGATTATGTTATTGGACATGAACCTATGGGAATTGTAGAAGAAGTTGGTAAGGAAGTAACGAAAGTTAAAAAAGGGGACCGCGTTATCATCCCATTTAATATAGCATGTGGACAATGTTGGTACTGTAATCATGAATTAGAAAGTCAATGCGACAATGCGAATGAAAATGGAGAAATGGGCGCATATTTTGGCTACTCAGACACGACGGGAGGGTTCCCAGGTGGTCAGGCGGAATTTATGCGAGTTCCATATGCTAATTTTACACCTTTTAAGATTCCAGAAAACAGTGAAGTTGCGGATGAAAGTTTAGTGTTACTTGCAGATGCTGCATCTACAGCATTTTGGAGTGTAGACAATGCGGGAGTGAAAGCAGGGGATACGGTCGTAGTTTTAGGATGCGGTCCAGTTGGTCTGTTAGCACAAAAATTCGCATGGTTAAAAGGGGCAAAAAGAGTTATTGCAGTTGATTACGTTGGTTATCGTTTAAAACATGCAAAACGTACGAATAACGTGGAGATAGTTAACTTTGAAGATCATGAAAATTGTGGTGAATATTTAAAAGAAATAACAAAGGGTGGAGCAGATGTAGTCATTGACTGCGTAGGAATGAGTGGAAAAATGACTCCACTGGAATTTCTTGCATCTGGCCTGAAATTACAAGGAGGAGCAATGGGAGCTCTAGTAATTGCAAGTCAAGCTGTTCGCAAAGGTGGAACAATTCAAATTACAGGAGTTTACGGGGCACGTTATAATGCATTCCCATTAGGTGACATCTTTCAACGAAATGTGAATATTAGGACAGGTCAAGCTCCAGTTATTCACTACATGCCGCATATATATAATTTAATTGCCCAAGGTAAAGTTGATCCAAGTGATATTGTCACTCATGTTCTTCCTTTAGATCAGGCTAAGCATGGCTATGAAATATTTGACACTAAAATGGAAGACTGTATAAAAGTTGTACTAAAACCTTAA
- a CDS encoding ATP-dependent metallopeptidase FtsH/Yme1/Tma family protein: MKKRLIIGLVIVVGLAVLTVFTFYPGNQDVAEAEFTEYLKKQGVDSSKISSKEILKDYKMGGYVFKITYRDDPTYRYEYFYDADLEQINLIVYEGGRGIEEGMKYPPVNDYK, encoded by the coding sequence TTGAAAAAGAGATTAATAATTGGTTTAGTTATTGTGGTTGGGTTAGCCGTTTTAACTGTATTTACTTTTTATCCTGGGAATCAAGACGTTGCTGAAGCAGAATTCACTGAGTATCTGAAAAAACAAGGTGTAGATAGTAGTAAGATCTCTTCAAAAGAGATTCTCAAAGACTATAAAATGGGTGGATATGTATTTAAAATCACTTATAGGGATGATCCCACTTACCGTTATGAATACTTTTATGACGCTGACTTGGAACAGATAAATTTAATTGTTTATGAAGGTGGAAGAGGAATTGAGGAAGGAATGAAATATCCTCCTGTAAATGATTACAAATAA